The following nucleotide sequence is from Syntrophales bacterium.
TGCCGACGCCGTGTGTGTTGTTGCGGCGTCGGGAGCCCTGGCCGACGCCGTTGCCACGGCACTGGCTAATCGCGTTCAGGATAAACACGACATTCGACGAGTACTCACGGAGGCGAAAGAAATCGACGGCGTCAGGGGAGTGGTGATCATAGTCGGAGACGCGCTTGGAGCCTGGGGGGACGTCACCCTGGAATAAATCCACACCAAAGTTTACATAACATATCTTATCAGACGTTTCCGGTTTCGGCGGCGGGGTGGTCCGGAGACCACCCCGCGACGGCTCATGCACCCCACCTGATCACTTCTTTTTCGGACGCCCTGGAACGTTCGAAGCTGTTGATCGGGGCGGCCATATCGGGATAACCGACGGCCAACCCCATCACGAGCGCCTCGCCCTCGGGAATGTCAATGTGCCGCCGTACGACATCGGGATAATTTACGGCCACCGCCAGCGGGCAGGTTCCCAGGCCCTTTTCCCAGGACAGAAGACAGATGGTCTGCACGAAAGATCCCAGATCGAACATGGCGTACTCCGGTGGAGTTATAGCCCTGTCCACGGAAAAAAGCAGCAGCATCGGCGCTCCGAAGAGACCGTGCATGCGGGCCTGATGTTCGTGCCTGGCCTGCTTGTCACCCCGGGCGATGGACAAGGCTTCAAAGACCCGGCGCCCAACCTCTCCGTACCGGGCTTTGTTGATTTCGGGCCACTCACGAGGCATCGGCATGTCGGGGTTCGGAACCACCCCGTCAAGGTACTGCCGCCGGTTGTTTTCCCTGAAGGCCTCGAGACGGTCGCCGTCGGCGACGGTCACCTTCCAGCACTGCGTGTTCCCCCATGAAGGGGCCCATCGGGCATGCCCGAGGATTGATTCGACAAGACTTCGTTCCGGCACTTTCACGGAAAAAGCGCGGATACTGCGCCTCTCCAGGACACCCTGTGATACATTCATGACATGCTCCCCTGCGTTTTTCTCTACAGTCCCTTTTCAGCCATGGACCTGATAAGTTTATCTTGTTCTTTATTCAATGATTTCGGAATGATAATGCTCAATCTGAGATAGGCGTCTCCCCTGCCCGCCCCCCTGAATCGGGGCATCCCGTAGCCTTTCATCCGAATCTTTGTAAGCGGCCCTGATCCGGCGGGTATCCTGACGCGTTTTGTCTCTCCGCCTATGGTGGGAATCTCGACCGTCGTACCGAGAACGGCCTCTGAGTACCTGATGCCGGCACTCACCGTCAAGTTGTCTCCCTCTCTGGCGAATACCTTATGGGGTACAACACGCACCGTTATCAAAACATCAC
It contains:
- a CDS encoding nitroreductase, coding for MNVSQGVLERRSIRAFSVKVPERSLVESILGHARWAPSWGNTQCWKVTVADGDRLEAFRENNRRQYLDGVVPNPDMPMPREWPEINKARYGEVGRRVFEALSIARGDKQARHEHQARMHGLFGAPMLLLFSVDRAITPPEYAMFDLGSFVQTICLLSWEKGLGTCPLAVAVNYPDVVRRHIDIPEGEALVMGLAVGYPDMAAPINSFERSRASEKEVIRWGA